Proteins co-encoded in one Neofelis nebulosa isolate mNeoNeb1 chromosome 2, mNeoNeb1.pri, whole genome shotgun sequence genomic window:
- the LOC131504029 gene encoding histone H2A type 2-C produces the protein MSGRGKQGGKARAKAKSRSSRAGLQFPVGRVHRLLRKGNYAERVGAGAPVYMAAVLEYLTAEILELAGNAARDNKKTRIIPRHLQLAIRNDEELNKLLGKVTIAQGGVLPNIQAVLLPKKTESHKAKSK, from the coding sequence ATGTCAGGTCGCGGAAAGCAGGGAGGCAAGGCCCGCGCTAAGGCTAAGTCGCGCTCGTCCCGCGCCGGCCTGCAGTTCCCGGTGGGGCGAGTGCACCGCCTGCTGCGTAAGGGCAACTACGCCGAGCGGGTGGGGGCCGGCGCGCCGGTCTACATGGCGGCGGTGCTGGAGTATCTGACGGCGGAAATCCTGGAGCTGGCGGGGAACGCGGCCCGCGACAACAAGAAGACGCGCATCATCCCCCGCCACCTGCAGCTGGCCATCCGCAACGACGAGGAACTGAACAAGCTGTTGGGCAAAGTCACCATCGCCCAGGGCGGCGTGCTGCCTAACATCCAGGCCGTTCTCTTACCAAAGAAAACCGAAAGCCACAAAGCCAAAAGCAAATAA
- the LOC131504030 gene encoding histone H2B type 2-E, with protein sequence MPEPAKSAPAPKKGSKKAVTKAQKKDGKKRKRSRKESYSIYVYKVLKQVHPDTGISSKAMGIMNSFVNDIFERIAGEASRLAHYNKRSTITSREIQTAVRLLLPGELAKHAVSEGTKAVTKYTSSK encoded by the coding sequence ATGCCTGAGCCGGCAAAATCCGCTCCCGCGCCCAAGAAGGGCTCGAAAAAGGCTGTCACCAAAGCCCAGAAGAAGGATGGCAAGAAGCGCAAGCGCAGCCGCAAGGAGAGTTACTCCATCTACGTGTACAAGGTGCTCAAGCAGGTGCACCCCGACACTGGCATCTCGTCCAAGGCCATGGGCATCATGAACTCGTTCGTCAATGACATCTTTGAGCGCATCGCCGGCGAGGCCTCCCGCCTGGCGCATTACAACAAGCGCTCGACCATCACGTCTCGGGAGATCCAGACGGCTGTGCGCCTGCTGCTGCCCGGCGAGCTGGCCAAGCACGCCGTGTCCGAGGGCACCAAGGCCGTCACCAAGTACACCAGCTCCAAGTGA
- the LOC131504028 gene encoding histone H2A type 2-B: MSGRGKQGGKARAKAKSRSSRAGLQFPVGRVHRLLRKGNYAERVGAGAPVYLAAVLEYLTAEILELAGNAARDNKKTRIIPRHLQLAVRNDEELNKLLGGVTIAQGGVLPNIQAVLLPKKTESHKPGKNK, translated from the coding sequence ATGTCTGGACGCGGAAAGCAGGGAGGCAAAGCTCGCGCCAAGGCCAAGTCGCGCTCGTCCCGCGCCGGCCTGCAGTTCCCGGTGGGGCGAGTGCACCGCCTGCTGCGCAAGGGCAACTACGCCGAGCGGGTGGGGGCCGGCGCGCCGGTGTACCTGGCGGCAGTGCTGGAGTACCTGACGGCGGAAATCCTGGAGCTGGCGGGGAACGCGGCCCGCGATAACAAGAAGACGCGCATCATCCCTCGCCATTTGCAGCTAGCCGTGAGAAATGACGAAGAGCTCAACAAGTTACTCGGGGGTGTCACCATTGCCCAGGGCGGCGTCTTGCCCAATATACAGGCGGTCTTGTTGCCCAAGAAAACGGAGAGTCACAAGCCTGGCAAGAACAAGTAA